Below is a window of Edaphobacter dinghuensis DNA.
CGAGCGCCTGGGAGTGGATGGCGCTTACTTTCGAGTGCATCACTTTGCGCGGCAATTGGCATCGCCGTTTCCGCTGCTTGCTGCGGTGGGCGCGAAGACGAGCACGATCGAGATTGGCACGGCAGTGATCGACATGCGGTATGAGAATCCGCATTACATGGCGGAGGATGCGGGCGCGGCGGACCTGATTGCCGGAGGACGGCTGCAACTGGGGATCAGTCGCGGCTCGCCGGAGCAGGTGATCGACGGCTGGCGCTACTTTGGCTATCGCCCGGAGGAGGGCGAGAGCGATGCGGAGATGGGGCGGCGTCATGCGAGGGAGTTCTTCGAGTTGTTGCGCGGGCAGGGCTTTGCACAGCCGAACCCGCGTCCGATGTTTCCGAATCCTCCGGGGTTGCTGCGGTTGGAGCCGCACTCGGATGGGCTGCGTGACCGCATCTGGTGGGGCGCGGGATCGAATGCGACGGCGGTGTGGGCGGCGAAGCTTGGGATGAACTTGCAGAGCTCGACGTTGAAGGATGATGAGACCGGTGAGCCGTTTCACGTGCAGCAGGCGGCGCAGATTCGCGCTTTTCGCGCGGCGTGGAAGGAGGCCGGCCACGCGCGCACGCCACGCGTCTCGGTGAGCCGCAGCATCTTCGCGCTGATGGACGACCGCGACCGTGCTTATTTTGGGCGGGGTGGCCAGGAGGGCGACAAGATCGGCTTCATCGATCAATCGACGCGAGCGATCTTCGGCAGAAGCTATGCTGCTGAGCCGGATGTGCTGGTCGAGCAGCTTAGAGAGGATGAGGCGATTGCCGAGGCTGACACGCTGTTGCTGACGGTTCCGAATCAGCTTGGTGTTGAGTACAACGTGCATGTGCTCGAGGCGATTCTTACGACGGTGGCGCCTGCTTTGGGCTGGCGTTGAGTTGAGCCTTTGACTTGCTTATATCGGATGCATCTATTCTGCCCAGTCGTGCTCGATGGGGAGGTTTTGGCTGCGGCGTGCGTCGTTGACGGCTTTGTGCAGGAATGAAGTTTTTCCGTCGGTGTAGCGCGGCATGTCGTCGCCACAGGCCGATGCCAGCTCGAGCTTCAGTGCTTCATAGGCGCGGGCGACCTCGGGGTGTTGGATCAGCCAGTCGCGCAGCAGCAGCTCATTTTTGATGGGCCAGTCGGGCGCGACCACTAGATGCAAATGGTAGGCGAGATCGGAGTTTGCCACTGTTTTGCGGAAGAAGCGCCGCTTGAAGAAGCCGGCGTCGATCCTGCGATAGCCTGCGTTATCGAGAGGGGCGTCGAATGCATCGGCTTGCGTGAGCGAGGCGACGGGCGCCATCATGTCGATGATGGGTTTTGCGC
It encodes the following:
- a CDS encoding GrpB family protein — translated: MYNHEHARQALGHVSIAPPDPCWPIYFSQERDLLRPLLGSIADELQHYGSTAVAGLSAKPIIDMMAPVASLTQADAFDAPLDNAGYRRIDAGFFKRRFFRKTVANSDLAYHLHLVVAPDWPIKNELLLRDWLIQHPEVARAYEALKLELASACGDDMPRYTDGKTSFLHKAVNDARRSQNLPIEHDWAE
- a CDS encoding LLM class flavin-dependent oxidoreductase codes for the protein MKKIGFLSFGHWTPSPQSQTQCAADTLLQSIDLAVEAERLGVDGAYFRVHHFARQLASPFPLLAAVGAKTSTIEIGTAVIDMRYENPHYMAEDAGAADLIAGGRLQLGISRGSPEQVIDGWRYFGYRPEEGESDAEMGRRHAREFFELLRGQGFAQPNPRPMFPNPPGLLRLEPHSDGLRDRIWWGAGSNATAVWAAKLGMNLQSSTLKDDETGEPFHVQQAAQIRAFRAAWKEAGHARTPRVSVSRSIFALMDDRDRAYFGRGGQEGDKIGFIDQSTRAIFGRSYAAEPDVLVEQLREDEAIAEADTLLLTVPNQLGVEYNVHVLEAILTTVAPALGWR